A single window of Streptomyces griseoviridis DNA harbors:
- a CDS encoding molybdopterin molybdotransferase MoeA, producing the protein MTARSARAGEGPGDLDVEEVLALVNDNARTPAPGGDRARGPQATPRPAPAPRGDDGQHRATPWPEARARAARAGAGRGSGLVSVPLADALGLTLAAPLAALTDLPSFDTSAMDGWAVAGPGPWDVRDEGLLAGHAEPPRLTDGEAVRIATGARIPQDTTAVLRAEHGRGDDKGRLFAARDLQHGQDIRPRGQECRSGDHLLPPGSLVTPAVLGLAAAAGYDTLTVVPRPRVDVLILGDELLTSGLPHDGLIRDALGPLLPPWLRALGADVVAVRRLGDDAKALLKAVKGSRADVIVTTGGTAAGPVDHVHPTLERVGAELLVDSVKVRPGHPMLLARVTENQHLVGLPGNPLAAVSGLLTLAEPLLRALAARPAPEPYTVALQEPAHGHPHDTRLVPVLLRGESAVPLHYTGPAMLRGIAAADGLVVVPPGGARAGQELELLDLPWASAGTGECFT; encoded by the coding sequence ATGACCGCCCGGTCCGCCAGGGCCGGCGAGGGACCGGGGGACCTCGACGTCGAGGAGGTGCTCGCGCTCGTGAACGACAACGCCCGCACACCCGCGCCCGGCGGCGACCGCGCCCGCGGGCCGCAGGCCACCCCGCGGCCGGCGCCCGCACCCCGCGGGGACGACGGCCAGCACCGCGCCACCCCCTGGCCCGAGGCCCGCGCCCGCGCCGCGCGGGCCGGTGCCGGCCGCGGCAGCGGTCTCGTGTCGGTGCCGCTCGCCGACGCCCTCGGCCTCACCCTGGCCGCCCCGCTCGCCGCCCTCACCGACCTGCCCTCCTTCGACACCTCTGCGATGGACGGCTGGGCGGTCGCGGGACCAGGGCCCTGGGACGTCCGGGACGAGGGCCTGCTCGCCGGGCACGCCGAGCCGCCGCGGCTCACCGACGGCGAGGCCGTCAGGATCGCCACCGGCGCCCGGATCCCGCAGGACACCACCGCCGTCCTGCGCGCCGAGCACGGCCGCGGTGACGACAAGGGACGCCTCTTCGCCGCCCGCGACCTCCAGCACGGCCAGGACATCCGCCCGCGCGGCCAGGAGTGCCGCTCGGGCGACCACCTGCTCCCGCCCGGCAGCCTCGTCACCCCCGCGGTGCTCGGGCTCGCCGCGGCGGCCGGGTACGACACCCTCACCGTCGTCCCCCGCCCCCGGGTCGACGTGCTCATCCTGGGCGACGAGCTGCTCACCTCGGGGCTGCCGCACGACGGGCTGATCCGCGACGCGCTCGGCCCGCTGCTGCCGCCCTGGCTGCGCGCGCTCGGCGCCGACGTCGTCGCCGTCCGCCGGCTCGGCGACGACGCCAAGGCGCTGCTGAAGGCCGTCAAGGGCTCCCGCGCCGACGTCATCGTCACCACCGGCGGCACCGCGGCAGGGCCCGTCGACCATGTCCACCCCACCCTGGAGCGGGTCGGCGCCGAACTCCTCGTCGACAGCGTCAAGGTGCGCCCCGGCCACCCCATGCTGCTGGCCCGCGTCACGGAGAACCAGCACCTCGTCGGGTTGCCGGGCAATCCGCTGGCCGCCGTCTCCGGCCTGCTCACGCTCGCCGAACCCCTGCTGCGCGCGCTCGCCGCCCGCCCGGCCCCCGAGCCGTACACGGTCGCCCTCCAGGAGCCGGCGCACGGGCACCCCCATGACACCCGGCTGGTGCCCGTCCTGCTGCGCGGGGAGAGCGCCGTGCCGCTGCACTACACCGGACCGGCCATGCTGCGCGGGATCGCGGCGGCCGACGGACTTGTCGTCGTACCACCGGGGGGCGCCCGCGCCGGTCAGGAGCTGGAACTCCTCGACCTGCCCTGGGCGTCGGCCGGGACGGGGGAGTGTTTCACGTGA
- a CDS encoding potassium channel family protein — translation MKLPGHDAIARQADEHLVTHRVKLPRKVVDRPIRQVGKRLMMALLVLVATAFIVYFDRDGYTDNSDRSVDLLDSFYYATVTLSTTGYGDITPVSDGARLTNIFVITPLRVIFLIILVGTTLEVLTERTREEWRLNRWRSVLRDHTVVIGFGTKGRSAIQTVCATGLKKEQVVVVDPSSKVIDVATAEGYAGVVGDATRSDVLKRAELQRARQIIIATQRDDTAVLVTLTARQLNRNAKIVAAVREEENAPLLKQSGADAVITSASAAGRLLGLSVLSPAAGMVMEDLIQQGSGLDMVERPVIKAEVGRRPKETDDLVVSVVRGHRVLGYDDPDVGTIQLTDRLITIVRASPGAQVAPDIRPLPRD, via the coding sequence GTGAAACTTCCGGGCCATGACGCGATCGCCCGGCAGGCGGACGAGCACCTGGTGACCCATCGGGTGAAGCTGCCGAGGAAGGTGGTCGACCGGCCGATACGGCAGGTGGGCAAGCGGCTGATGATGGCGCTGCTGGTGCTGGTCGCCACGGCCTTCATCGTCTACTTCGACCGCGACGGCTACACCGACAACTCGGACCGGTCGGTCGACCTGCTCGACTCCTTCTACTACGCCACCGTCACCCTCTCCACCACCGGATACGGCGACATCACCCCGGTCAGCGACGGGGCGCGGCTCACCAACATCTTCGTCATCACGCCGCTGCGCGTGATCTTCCTGATCATCCTGGTCGGCACCACGCTGGAAGTCCTCACCGAACGCACCCGGGAGGAATGGCGTCTCAACCGCTGGAGGTCCGTCTTGCGGGACCACACCGTCGTCATCGGCTTCGGCACGAAGGGGCGTTCGGCGATCCAGACCGTCTGCGCGACCGGGCTGAAGAAAGAGCAGGTGGTCGTGGTCGACCCCAGCTCCAAGGTGATCGACGTCGCCACCGCCGAGGGGTACGCGGGGGTGGTCGGGGACGCGACCCGCAGCGATGTGCTCAAGCGCGCCGAGCTCCAGCGGGCCCGGCAGATCATCATCGCGACCCAGCGCGACGACACGGCCGTCCTGGTGACGCTGACCGCCCGCCAGCTCAACCGGAACGCGAAGATCGTGGCCGCCGTCCGCGAGGAGGAGAACGCGCCGCTGCTGAAGCAGTCCGGCGCCGACGCCGTCATCACCAGCGCCAGCGCGGCGGGCCGGCTGCTCGGCCTGTCCGTGCTCAGCCCCGCCGCCGGCATGGTGATGGAGGACCTGATCCAGCAGGGCAGCGGCCTCGACATGGTCGAACGCCCGGTCATAAAGGCCGAGGTGGGCCGCAGGCCGAAGGAGACGGACGACCTGGTGGTGAGCGTGGTGCGCGGCCACCGGGTGCTCGGCTACGACGATCCCGACGTCGGCACCATCCAGTTGACGGACCGGCTGATCACCATCGTGCGCGCCTCGCCCGGCGCCCAGGTCGCCCCGGACATCCGGCCGCTCCCCCGGGACTGA
- a CDS encoding NAD(P)H-quinone oxidoreductase has product MYAITIPDPGGPEALVRDEVQDPVPGEGEVLVEVAASAVNRADILQRQGFYDPPPGSSPYPGLECSGRISELGPGVSGWAVGDEVCALLAGGGYAEKVAVPVGQLLPVPRGVDLVTAAALPEVTATVWSNVFQICHLRPAETLLVHGGSSGIGTMAIQLGKAIGARVVVTAGSAEKLAACRELGADVLVNYREQDFVEAVREFGGADVILDVIGAKYLDRNVDALAVNGRLVIIGMQGGVKGELNIAKLMAKRAAVASTSLRARPLEEKAAVVASVREHVWPLIESGTVKPIVDRVLTLPEAAEAHRLMESSTHIGKILLRVEPTGR; this is encoded by the coding sequence ATGTATGCGATCACGATTCCCGATCCTGGTGGGCCCGAGGCGTTGGTCCGGGACGAGGTCCAGGACCCGGTGCCCGGCGAGGGCGAGGTACTGGTCGAGGTGGCGGCGAGCGCCGTCAACCGCGCCGACATCCTCCAGCGGCAGGGCTTCTACGACCCGCCCCCCGGCTCGTCCCCCTACCCCGGCCTCGAATGCTCGGGCCGGATCAGCGAACTCGGCCCCGGTGTCTCCGGCTGGGCCGTCGGCGACGAGGTGTGCGCGCTGCTCGCGGGCGGCGGGTACGCCGAGAAGGTCGCCGTGCCGGTCGGCCAGCTGCTGCCGGTGCCCCGGGGCGTCGACCTGGTCACCGCGGCGGCGCTGCCCGAGGTGACCGCGACGGTCTGGTCCAACGTCTTCCAGATCTGCCATCTGCGTCCGGCCGAGACCCTGCTGGTGCACGGCGGTTCGTCGGGCATCGGGACGATGGCGATCCAGCTCGGCAAGGCGATCGGGGCGCGGGTGGTGGTCACCGCCGGGTCGGCGGAGAAGCTGGCGGCCTGCCGGGAGCTGGGCGCGGACGTCCTGGTCAACTACCGCGAGCAGGACTTCGTCGAGGCCGTGCGGGAGTTCGGCGGCGCGGACGTGATCCTGGACGTCATCGGCGCCAAGTACCTGGACCGCAACGTCGACGCCCTCGCCGTGAACGGGCGGCTGGTCATCATCGGCATGCAGGGCGGGGTGAAGGGCGAGCTGAACATCGCCAAGCTGATGGCGAAGCGGGCCGCCGTCGCCTCCACGTCGCTGCGGGCCCGCCCGCTGGAGGAGAAGGCGGCGGTGGTCGCGTCGGTGCGCGAGCACGTCTGGCCGCTGATCGAGTCCGGCACGGTGAAGCCGATCGTCGACCGGGTCCTGACCCTGCCCGAGGCGGCCGAGGCGCACCGGCTGATGGAGTCGAGCACGCACATCGGCAAGATCCTGCTCCGGGTCGAGCCGACGGGTCGGTAG
- a CDS encoding bacterial proteasome activator family protein, whose product MEMPSNDRSPENPQILVVGQDGMAVGGGDADSRETPVTEMVEQPAKVMRIGSMIKQLLEEVRAAPLDEASRVRLKEIHASSVKELEDGLAPELVEELERLSLPFTDEGTPSDAELRIAQAQLVGWLEGLFHGIQTTLFAQQMAARAQLEQMRRALPPGVGHEMGDEGPAAGRVGGPYL is encoded by the coding sequence ATGGAGATGCCGAGCAACGACAGGTCGCCGGAGAACCCCCAGATTCTGGTCGTGGGCCAGGACGGCATGGCCGTCGGGGGCGGTGACGCGGACTCTCGCGAGACTCCGGTGACGGAGATGGTCGAGCAGCCGGCCAAGGTGATGCGGATCGGCAGCATGATCAAGCAGCTCCTGGAGGAGGTGCGTGCGGCTCCGCTGGACGAGGCGAGCCGGGTCCGGCTGAAGGAGATCCACGCCAGCTCGGTCAAGGAGCTGGAGGACGGCCTCGCGCCTGAGCTGGTGGAGGAGCTAGAGCGGCTCTCGCTGCCGTTCACGGACGAGGGGACCCCCAGCGACGCGGAGCTGCGGATCGCGCAGGCGCAGCTGGTGGGGTGGCTCGAAGGACTCTTCCACGGGATCCAGACGACGCTGTTCGCGCAGCAGATGGCCGCGCGGGCGCAGCTGGAGCAGATGCGGCGCGCGCTGCCGCCCGGCGTCGGCCACGAGATGGGCGACGAGGGTCCGGCGGCGGGCCGCGTGGGCGGACCGTACCTGTAG
- a CDS encoding protein kinase domain-containing protein, translating to MSQDGAHGRFSGKALAGGRYQLRDLLGEGGMASVHLAYDTVLDRQVAVKTLHTELGREPAFRERFRREAQAVAKLTHTNIVSVFDTGEDVVDGTTTPYIVMEYVEGSPLGSVLADDIRRSGAMPADRAFQVTADVLAALDISHEMGLVHRDIKPGNVMVTRRGVVKVMDFGIARAMQSGVTSMTQTGMVVGTPQYLSPEQALGRGVDARSDLYSVGIMLFQLVTGRLPFDADSPLAIAYAHVQEEAVAPSSVNRSLPPAVDALVARALKKNPNERFPSAVAMRDECLRVAASFQAAAPSIVPGTPATSGAGVGSAVFPPVDQAAQTPPGPVQTPYQHPQSAQHSYGGPTPSPGYGYPQQGGYQTPSPSPYGPPQTPPPYQLAPQHPTTTAATGAGGRSNRPVVIGAIAVALIAVGGLVAALSFEGSGSGEESGSGGASAGTSTSPTAEVGHRGPDTSKTIDKTECTEPRDSYDEVGKIQVPNFRYKYITSVRECLQAAGWHLDVKDYDENTYGEGAVINQFPAAGTDVDPKNMPDIQLDVSTGDPAS from the coding sequence ATGAGTCAGGACGGCGCGCACGGCCGGTTCAGTGGGAAGGCGCTCGCCGGTGGCCGGTATCAGCTGCGCGACCTGCTCGGCGAGGGCGGTATGGCCTCGGTACACCTCGCGTACGACACCGTGCTCGACCGGCAGGTCGCGGTCAAGACGCTCCACACCGAGCTGGGCCGCGAACCGGCCTTCCGTGAGCGGTTCCGCCGCGAGGCGCAGGCGGTGGCCAAACTCACGCACACGAACATCGTCTCGGTCTTCGACACCGGCGAGGACGTCGTCGACGGGACGACGACCCCGTACATCGTCATGGAGTACGTCGAGGGCAGCCCGCTGGGCTCGGTGCTCGCCGACGACATCAGGCGGTCGGGCGCCATGCCCGCCGACCGGGCGTTCCAGGTGACCGCCGACGTGCTGGCCGCGCTGGACATCAGCCACGAGATGGGCCTGGTCCACCGGGACATCAAGCCGGGCAACGTCATGGTGACCAGGCGCGGTGTCGTCAAGGTGATGGACTTCGGCATCGCGCGCGCCATGCAGTCGGGGGTCACCTCGATGACCCAGACCGGCATGGTCGTGGGCACCCCGCAGTACCTCTCCCCCGAGCAGGCGCTCGGCCGCGGCGTCGACGCGCGCTCCGACCTGTACTCGGTCGGCATCATGCTGTTCCAACTGGTCACCGGGCGGCTGCCGTTCGACGCCGACTCGCCGCTGGCCATCGCGTACGCGCATGTGCAGGAGGAGGCGGTGGCGCCCTCCTCGGTCAACCGGTCGCTGCCGCCCGCGGTGGACGCGCTGGTCGCCCGCGCGCTGAAGAAGAACCCGAACGAACGCTTCCCGAGCGCGGTCGCCATGCGCGACGAGTGCCTGCGGGTGGCCGCCTCCTTCCAGGCCGCCGCGCCCAGCATCGTGCCCGGCACCCCGGCCACGAGCGGCGCGGGCGTCGGCTCGGCGGTGTTCCCGCCGGTCGACCAGGCGGCCCAGACACCGCCGGGACCGGTCCAGACGCCGTACCAGCACCCGCAGTCCGCGCAGCACTCGTACGGTGGCCCCACCCCGTCCCCCGGCTACGGCTACCCCCAGCAGGGCGGCTATCAGACGCCGTCGCCGTCGCCGTACGGCCCGCCGCAGACCCCGCCGCCCTACCAGCTCGCCCCGCAGCACCCGACCACCACGGCGGCGACCGGCGCGGGCGGCAGGAGCAACCGGCCGGTGGTCATCGGCGCGATAGCGGTCGCGCTGATCGCGGTCGGCGGTCTGGTCGCGGCCCTGTCGTTCGAGGGCAGCGGCAGCGGCGAGGAGTCGGGCAGCGGCGGGGCGAGCGCCGGCACCAGCACGTCACCGACCGCCGAGGTGGGCCACCGCGGCCCCGACACCTCGAAGACGATCGACAAGACCGAGTGCACGGAGCCGCGGGACTCCTACGACGAGGTCGGCAAGATCCAGGTCCCGAACTTCCGCTACAAATACATCACGTCGGTCCGTGAGTGCCTCCAGGCCGCGGGATGGCACCTGGACGTGAAGGACTACGACGAGAACACCTACGGCGAGGGCGCGGTCATCAACCAGTTCCCGGCCGCGGGCACGGACGTCGACCCGAAGAACATGCCCGACATCCAGCTCGACGTGTCGACGGGCGACCCGGCCTCCTGA